One Deltaproteobacteria bacterium DNA segment encodes these proteins:
- a CDS encoding glycosyltransferase, translating into MFSVVIPSYRHVRFLAEGVLSALTSRHVSEVLIADDGSADGSRALIGQLVRSHPDRLRELPGSGERNLGAAQRLDQLVAEARCDWVAVLNSDDAFAPGRFELLRHRCTRGVRFVAGHLLIVDEDGRHLGTKRGVLEPEYPFPPGFDAAGRAARDDVLSLLANQNFLATTSNMVFTRELHAEIGGFRDYRYVHDWDFALRAAIRGGFVLLPHYLAIYRVHGSNTIAEDVERVAAEVRAMMGGLLRDFPALRTQPGFVAGLCGNRYLGDAWRRAEGVEEVTECA; encoded by the coding sequence ATGTTCAGCGTCGTGATCCCGAGCTACCGCCACGTGCGCTTTCTCGCCGAGGGCGTGCTCTCGGCGCTCACGAGCCGCCACGTGAGTGAGGTGCTGATCGCCGACGACGGGTCGGCGGACGGCTCCCGGGCGCTGATCGGCCAGCTCGTGCGCTCGCACCCGGACCGCCTGCGCGAGCTGCCCGGCTCCGGGGAGCGCAACCTCGGCGCGGCGCAGCGCCTCGACCAGCTGGTAGCCGAGGCCCGCTGCGACTGGGTCGCCGTCCTCAACTCCGACGACGCCTTCGCCCCGGGCCGCTTCGAGCTGCTGCGGCACCGCTGCACGCGCGGCGTGCGCTTCGTGGCCGGCCATCTCCTGATCGTCGACGAGGACGGACGGCACCTGGGGACCAAGCGGGGCGTGCTCGAGCCCGAGTACCCGTTTCCGCCCGGATTCGACGCCGCCGGCCGCGCCGCCCGCGACGACGTGCTCTCGCTGCTCGCCAACCAGAACTTCCTCGCCACGACGAGCAACATGGTCTTCACCCGCGAGCTCCACGCCGAGATCGGCGGCTTCCGGGACTACCGCTACGTGCACGACTGGGACTTCGCCCTGCGCGCCGCGATCCGGGGAGGCTTCGTGCTGCTGCCGCACTATCTCGCGATCTACCGCGTCCACGGCTCCAACACGATCGCCGAGGACGTCGAGCGCGTCGCGGCGGAGGTGCGCGCGATGATGGGCGGGCTGCTGCGCGACTTCCCGGCGCTGCGCACGCAGCCCGGGTTCGTGGCGGGTCTGTGCGGCAACCGGTACCTGGGCGACGCCTGGCGCCGCGCCGAGGGCGTGGAGGAGGTGACGGAGTGCGCCTGA